From the Canis lupus dingo isolate Sandy chromosome 37, ASM325472v2, whole genome shotgun sequence genome, one window contains:
- the LOC112656756 gene encoding sterol 26-hydroxylase, mitochondrial isoform X1, which yields MDRLAALRGARLRGALRGARGAPAGLCPRGARAKAAIPAAVPATAETPGNGPGDRRLRTLEELPGPGQLRFLFQLLGQGYVLQLHKLQVLNKAKYGPMWVTHAGPQTHVNLASAPLLEQVMRQEGKYPVRNDMELWKEHRDQQGLAYGPFTTEGHHWYQLRHALNQRMLKPSEAALYTDALNEVVDDFMAHLSQLLAESPSGNQVSDMAHQFYYFALEAICYILFEKRIGCLERPIPQDTVAFVRSVGLMFQNSVYVTFLPKWTRPLLPFWKRYLDGWNTIFSFGKKLIDQKLKEIETQLQTKGPDEVEISGYLHFLLTRGQLSTREAMGSLPELLLAGVDTTSNTMTWALYHLSKNPEIQAALHKEVVGVVPPGQVPQQKDFAHMPLLKAVLKETLRLYPVVPINSRVITEKEIEVNGFLFPKNTQFVFCHYVVSRDPDIFPEPESFQPYRWLRKSQLAAPGVHHAFGSVPFGYGVRACLGRRIAELEMQLLLSRLIQQYQVVLAPETGEVKSLARIVLVPNKKVSLHFQPRQC from the exons ATGGATCGGCTGGCGGCGCTGCGGGGCGCGAGGCTGCGGGGGGCgctgcggggggcgcggggggccccgGCCGGCCTCTGCCCACGCGGGGCCAGAGCCAAGGCCGCGATCCCCGCCGCCGTCCCGGCCACCGCCGAGACTCCTGGAAACGGGCCTGGCGACCGGAGGCTGCGGACGCTGGAGGAGCTTCCAGGGCCCGGGCAGCTGCGCTTCTTATTCCAGCTGTTAGGGCAAGGCTACGTTCTGCAGTTACACAAGCTCCAG GTGCTGAACAAGGCCAAGTATGGTCCAATGTGGGTAACCCACGCAGGGCCCCAGACCCATGTGAACCTGGCCAGTGCCCCCCTCCTGGAGCAAGTGATGCGGCAAGAGGGCAAGTACCCAGTACGGAACGACATGGAACTATGGAAGGAGCATCGGGACCAGCAGGGCCTGGCTTATGGGCCCTTCACCAC CGAAGGACACCACTGGTACCAACTGCGCCACGCTCTGAACCAGCGGATGCTGAAGCCAAGTGAGGCTGCGCTGTACACTGATGCTTTGAATGAGGTGGTCGACGACTTCATGGCCCACCTGAGCCAGCTGTTGGCAGAGAGCCCCTCCGGGAACCAAGTGTCCGACATGGCTCACCAATTCTACTACTTTGCCTTGGAAG CTATTTGCTACATCCTGTTTGAGAAACGTATTGGCTGCCTGGAGCGCCCCATCCCCCAGGACACGGTGGCCTTCGTCAGATCTGTCGGGCTCATGTTCCAGAACTCAGTCTATGTCACCTTCCTCCCCAAGTGGACCCGGCCCCTACTGCCTTTCTGGAAGCGCTACCTGGATGGCTGGAACACCATCTTCTCTTTTG GCAAGAAGCTGATTGATCAGAAACTCAAGGAGATAGAGACCCAGCTTCAGACAAAGGGGCCAGATGAAGTCGAGATATCTGGCTACCTGCACTTCTTGCTGACCAGAGGACAGCTCAGTACTCGTGAGGCCATGGGCAGcctgcctgagctgctcctggcTGGTGTAGACACG acATCCAACACAATGACATGGGCCCTGTACCATCTTTCCAAGAACCCAGAGATCCAGGCTGCTTTGCATAAGGAAGTGGTGGGTGTGGTGCCCCCCGGGCAGGTGCCCCAGCAGAAGGACTTTGCCCACATGCCCCTGCTCAAAGCTGTTCTTAAGGAGACCCTGCG CCTCTACCCTGTGGTCCCCATAAACTCCCGGGTCATCACGGAAAAGGAGATTGAAGTCAATGGCTTCCTCTTCCCCAAGAAC ACCCAGTTTGTGTTCTGTCACTATGTGGTGTCCCGTGACCCAGACATCTTCCCTGAGCCAGAGAGCTTCCAGCCTTACCGCTGGCTCAGGAAGAGCCAGCTTGCTGCCCCTGGGGTCCATCATGCATTTGGCTCCGTGCCCTTTGGCTACGGGGTCCGGGCCTGCCTGGGCCGCAGGATTGCAGAGCTGGAGATGCAGCTGCTGCTGTCAAGG CTGATCCAGCAGTACCAGGTGGTCCTGGCCCCCGAGACAGGGGAGGTGAAGAGCTTGGCCCGCATCGTCCTGGTTCCCAATAAGAAGGTGAGCCTGCATTTCCAGCCGAGACAGTGCTGA
- the LOC112656756 gene encoding sterol 26-hydroxylase, mitochondrial isoform X3, which translates to MKVLNKAKYGPMWVTHAGPQTHVNLASAPLLEQVMRQEGKYPVRNDMELWKEHRDQQGLAYGPFTTEGHHWYQLRHALNQRMLKPSEAALYTDALNEVVDDFMAHLSQLLAESPSGNQVSDMAHQFYYFALEAICYILFEKRIGCLERPIPQDTVAFVRSVGLMFQNSVYVTFLPKWTRPLLPFWKRYLDGWNTIFSFGKKLIDQKLKEIETQLQTKGPDEVEISGYLHFLLTRGQLSTREAMGSLPELLLAGVDTTSNTMTWALYHLSKNPEIQAALHKEVVGVVPPGQVPQQKDFAHMPLLKAVLKETLRLYPVVPINSRVITEKEIEVNGFLFPKNTQFVFCHYVVSRDPDIFPEPESFQPYRWLRKSQLAAPGVHHAFGSVPFGYGVRACLGRRIAELEMQLLLSRLIQQYQVVLAPETGEVKSLARIVLVPNKKVSLHFQPRQC; encoded by the exons ATGAAG GTGCTGAACAAGGCCAAGTATGGTCCAATGTGGGTAACCCACGCAGGGCCCCAGACCCATGTGAACCTGGCCAGTGCCCCCCTCCTGGAGCAAGTGATGCGGCAAGAGGGCAAGTACCCAGTACGGAACGACATGGAACTATGGAAGGAGCATCGGGACCAGCAGGGCCTGGCTTATGGGCCCTTCACCAC CGAAGGACACCACTGGTACCAACTGCGCCACGCTCTGAACCAGCGGATGCTGAAGCCAAGTGAGGCTGCGCTGTACACTGATGCTTTGAATGAGGTGGTCGACGACTTCATGGCCCACCTGAGCCAGCTGTTGGCAGAGAGCCCCTCCGGGAACCAAGTGTCCGACATGGCTCACCAATTCTACTACTTTGCCTTGGAAG CTATTTGCTACATCCTGTTTGAGAAACGTATTGGCTGCCTGGAGCGCCCCATCCCCCAGGACACGGTGGCCTTCGTCAGATCTGTCGGGCTCATGTTCCAGAACTCAGTCTATGTCACCTTCCTCCCCAAGTGGACCCGGCCCCTACTGCCTTTCTGGAAGCGCTACCTGGATGGCTGGAACACCATCTTCTCTTTTG GCAAGAAGCTGATTGATCAGAAACTCAAGGAGATAGAGACCCAGCTTCAGACAAAGGGGCCAGATGAAGTCGAGATATCTGGCTACCTGCACTTCTTGCTGACCAGAGGACAGCTCAGTACTCGTGAGGCCATGGGCAGcctgcctgagctgctcctggcTGGTGTAGACACG acATCCAACACAATGACATGGGCCCTGTACCATCTTTCCAAGAACCCAGAGATCCAGGCTGCTTTGCATAAGGAAGTGGTGGGTGTGGTGCCCCCCGGGCAGGTGCCCCAGCAGAAGGACTTTGCCCACATGCCCCTGCTCAAAGCTGTTCTTAAGGAGACCCTGCG CCTCTACCCTGTGGTCCCCATAAACTCCCGGGTCATCACGGAAAAGGAGATTGAAGTCAATGGCTTCCTCTTCCCCAAGAAC ACCCAGTTTGTGTTCTGTCACTATGTGGTGTCCCGTGACCCAGACATCTTCCCTGAGCCAGAGAGCTTCCAGCCTTACCGCTGGCTCAGGAAGAGCCAGCTTGCTGCCCCTGGGGTCCATCATGCATTTGGCTCCGTGCCCTTTGGCTACGGGGTCCGGGCCTGCCTGGGCCGCAGGATTGCAGAGCTGGAGATGCAGCTGCTGCTGTCAAGG CTGATCCAGCAGTACCAGGTGGTCCTGGCCCCCGAGACAGGGGAGGTGAAGAGCTTGGCCCGCATCGTCCTGGTTCCCAATAAGAAGGTGAGCCTGCATTTCCAGCCGAGACAGTGCTGA
- the LOC112656756 gene encoding sterol 26-hydroxylase, mitochondrial isoform X2 has product MIPRGLCSAKWHLDRIYLRTLGSLTGSGYSLMVLNKAKYGPMWVTHAGPQTHVNLASAPLLEQVMRQEGKYPVRNDMELWKEHRDQQGLAYGPFTTEGHHWYQLRHALNQRMLKPSEAALYTDALNEVVDDFMAHLSQLLAESPSGNQVSDMAHQFYYFALEAICYILFEKRIGCLERPIPQDTVAFVRSVGLMFQNSVYVTFLPKWTRPLLPFWKRYLDGWNTIFSFGKKLIDQKLKEIETQLQTKGPDEVEISGYLHFLLTRGQLSTREAMGSLPELLLAGVDTTSNTMTWALYHLSKNPEIQAALHKEVVGVVPPGQVPQQKDFAHMPLLKAVLKETLRLYPVVPINSRVITEKEIEVNGFLFPKNTQFVFCHYVVSRDPDIFPEPESFQPYRWLRKSQLAAPGVHHAFGSVPFGYGVRACLGRRIAELEMQLLLSRLIQQYQVVLAPETGEVKSLARIVLVPNKKVSLHFQPRQC; this is encoded by the exons ATGATCCCTAGGGGACTGTGTTCTGCAAAGTGGCACTTGGACAGGATCTATCTGAGAACCTTGGGCTCTCTAACTGGCTCAGGTTACAGCCTAATG GTGCTGAACAAGGCCAAGTATGGTCCAATGTGGGTAACCCACGCAGGGCCCCAGACCCATGTGAACCTGGCCAGTGCCCCCCTCCTGGAGCAAGTGATGCGGCAAGAGGGCAAGTACCCAGTACGGAACGACATGGAACTATGGAAGGAGCATCGGGACCAGCAGGGCCTGGCTTATGGGCCCTTCACCAC CGAAGGACACCACTGGTACCAACTGCGCCACGCTCTGAACCAGCGGATGCTGAAGCCAAGTGAGGCTGCGCTGTACACTGATGCTTTGAATGAGGTGGTCGACGACTTCATGGCCCACCTGAGCCAGCTGTTGGCAGAGAGCCCCTCCGGGAACCAAGTGTCCGACATGGCTCACCAATTCTACTACTTTGCCTTGGAAG CTATTTGCTACATCCTGTTTGAGAAACGTATTGGCTGCCTGGAGCGCCCCATCCCCCAGGACACGGTGGCCTTCGTCAGATCTGTCGGGCTCATGTTCCAGAACTCAGTCTATGTCACCTTCCTCCCCAAGTGGACCCGGCCCCTACTGCCTTTCTGGAAGCGCTACCTGGATGGCTGGAACACCATCTTCTCTTTTG GCAAGAAGCTGATTGATCAGAAACTCAAGGAGATAGAGACCCAGCTTCAGACAAAGGGGCCAGATGAAGTCGAGATATCTGGCTACCTGCACTTCTTGCTGACCAGAGGACAGCTCAGTACTCGTGAGGCCATGGGCAGcctgcctgagctgctcctggcTGGTGTAGACACG acATCCAACACAATGACATGGGCCCTGTACCATCTTTCCAAGAACCCAGAGATCCAGGCTGCTTTGCATAAGGAAGTGGTGGGTGTGGTGCCCCCCGGGCAGGTGCCCCAGCAGAAGGACTTTGCCCACATGCCCCTGCTCAAAGCTGTTCTTAAGGAGACCCTGCG CCTCTACCCTGTGGTCCCCATAAACTCCCGGGTCATCACGGAAAAGGAGATTGAAGTCAATGGCTTCCTCTTCCCCAAGAAC ACCCAGTTTGTGTTCTGTCACTATGTGGTGTCCCGTGACCCAGACATCTTCCCTGAGCCAGAGAGCTTCCAGCCTTACCGCTGGCTCAGGAAGAGCCAGCTTGCTGCCCCTGGGGTCCATCATGCATTTGGCTCCGTGCCCTTTGGCTACGGGGTCCGGGCCTGCCTGGGCCGCAGGATTGCAGAGCTGGAGATGCAGCTGCTGCTGTCAAGG CTGATCCAGCAGTACCAGGTGGTCCTGGCCCCCGAGACAGGGGAGGTGAAGAGCTTGGCCCGCATCGTCCTGGTTCCCAATAAGAAGGTGAGCCTGCATTTCCAGCCGAGACAGTGCTGA